A window of Bacteroidia bacterium genomic DNA:
AGGGCGTTATAAAATAAATGTAAATGGAGTTTCTCCTGGTGAAATTATGACTGAGCTCACTTATCAAGATCAAACCATTGAAGAAGTTGAAATTAAATTAAAACGGTCTGAGGCTATGGCAATAATGGGTCGAATAGGGCAACCAGAAGATGTTGCTAATTTAGTCTTATTTTTGGCATCTGATAAAGCCTCTTTTATTACAGGGGAAACTATCAACATTGATGGTGGACGCATCGATAGAATGTAATTATGTGATGGAGCAACCAAAGTATGGATACTATTTTGAGGATGGAAAAAATAACTAAAACTTTTCCTGGGGTAAAAGCTTTAGATAGGGTAGACTTTTCTTGTACTAGAGGGGAAATACACGCTCTTTTAGGAGAAAATGGGGCAGGAAAATCGACTCTAATAAAAATATTAGGTGGTGTATATCCAGTTGATAGTGGGGACATTTATCTTGATGGGTCTGAGGAGTCAATAACAATTAAATCACCCATTCTTGCTCAAAAGCTTGGAATAAGTATTGTCCACCAAGATTTAAATCTAATCCCATACATGAGTGTTGCTGAAAATATATTTTTAGGGCAAGAGAGTTGTAATAAAATAAAGTGTATTGATGCAAAACAAATGAATAAAGAAGCCTCTAAGATTTTAAAACGTCTTAATTGTAGGCTGAACCCTCAAACTATAATTGCAGCTTTAGACTCTACAAATCAAAAAATGGTTCAAATTGCAAAATCGATAGTTTTTAATCCAAAGATTTTGGTTGTAGATGAACCAACAGCGTTTTTAGGGACTGAAGAAATTGAAAGCTTCTTCGAAATTTTAAAAGAGTTGAAAGAGAGGGGGACTACTGTAATTTACATTTCTCACCTTTTAGAAGAGGTTTTTGAAATAGCAGACAGAATGACAATTTTAAAAGATGGGAAGTTAATAAGGGTGCGCAATACTACTGATACAACCATGGATGATATTATCCGTGACATGATTGGTAGGGAGTTAGGAGATTTATTTCCCCCAAAAGATGACAAATTCAATATTGGTCCTGAGCTTTTGTCTGTTACCAGCCTAAATTTAGGAAAAGCTTTAGTAAACGTTAATTTGAAACTATTTAGTGGGGAAATATTGGGAGTCGCAGGACTAGAAGGTAATGGTCAAAATGTCTTATTAAAAACTATTTTTGGAGTTCATAGAAAAGATTCTGGAATAATTAAAATTAACCAAAAAGAGGTTAAGATTAATAATCCTAAAGATGCAAAAAGAAAACAATTTGCTTTGTTGACAGATAAAAGGGTTGAAGAGGGATTGTGGCCCGATTTAAGTGTGCATCACAACTTAACTTTACCTATTCTGAAAAAGCTTCAAAAATATGGGTTTGTAATCTCATCATTAGAACAAAAAATAGTTAAAAATAATATTAAAGAGTACACAATTAAAACATCTGCTGACTCTAAATCAGTTAGGTTCCTTAGTGGTGGAAACCAACAAAAAGTTGTCATCAGTAAATGGTTAAACAATAATCCAAAAATAATATTGCTAATTGAACCTACACAAGGAGTTGATGTTGGGGCTAAAGCTGAAATTTATCAATTAGTAAGAAAGCTAACAGAAACCCAAGATAAAGGAATAATATTGGTCTCTTCCGACATGTTAGAACTGTTGGGTTTATGTGATCGGATATTAGTAATGCGCAAAGGTGAAGTTGTTAAAGAACTAGAAAAGGGCGAGATAACAGAAGAAAATATTTTAAAAGCTGCTGTGGGGATGAATTGAGAATGATTAAAAAAATTGACAAAAAAGAGATCTTAAATAAGAAGGTAATTGCTATAACAGTTGTGGCTCTAGTATCAATGTTTCTTTTATCAAGGATTCCTAGTTTCTTAAAACCACAAAACTTATCAAACTTAATTTTAAGGGGTGTCCCTCTTCTAGCTTTAGCTATTGGGCAAATGCTTGTTTTGTTAACTGGAAGCATCGATTTGTCTGTTGGAGCCTTGCTATCGGTTTCTACAGCAATTGCCTCGGTGACTATGCAACATAGCGTAGGGTTGGGAATATTAGCAAGTTGTGGATTTGCAATAGTTTTGGGGTTAGGAAACGGTTTAGCTGTCACAAAGCTAAAAATTAATCCTTTTTTGGTTACTTTAGGTACCACCGCTATTATAAATGGTATTGCCCTTTATATTCGCCCATACCCTGGAGGTATAATTCCACTTTACTACTCTGAGTTTATCCTTTTAAAAGTTGGTGTCATACCAGTTGTGCCAATAATTCTCTTTTTAATTATTGCTATACTTGGAATTTTTCTACTTAGGAAAACCCTCTATGGAAGGCACTTGTATGCTGTAGGTGGAAATAGCGAAGCAGCACGATTAGCGGGATTAAACGTAGATCGAATAATTATAATTGCTTACATGCTCAGTGGACTGTTTGCAGCCATTGGTGGGTTGTACATGTCTGCTCGAATTGGGTGTGGAGATCCAACTGTTGGAAAACCTTTCCAAATGGAATCGATAACCGCTGCAGTTTTGGGAGGGACTGCTTTAACAGGAGGAAAAGGTAAAATGAGAGGAACAATATTAGGTGTAATATTGGTAATCCTTTTAGGAAATATATTTAATCTTTTAAACTTTAATATTTACTGGCAACAAGTATCTAGAGGAATTATTTTGCTAATTGTTGTAGCTATCTCTAGTTATGAGGTGAGTTTAAAAGATACTAAAAAACTCAAACGACTAATTATTTAGAGACGACTAAAGAAAGTCGAAAAATTTAAGGAGAATTGCAATGAAAAAAATTACTCTGGTAAAAATGGGTTTATTAGTTTTATTACTAATACTTTCAATCGGACTAATTTCTTGCTCAGCAAAAGAGAGTGCTAAAGAGCCTACCTCTACAGCTGTTGAATCAGCCAGACTGGGTGCAGAGTTAGAGTATACTGACATGGGTCAGTACAAGAAAGAACCCAGCTACAAAATTGGGTACTCTTTCCATGGAGGGGGAATTTCATTTGACATTGAAAGTATTAATGCTTTCAAATGGGTTGCTAAAGAGAAATATGGAAATATCATTGATGAGCTTTATGTCACTGAAGCACAATTTGATGTTTCTAAACAGATTTCTGATATTGAAGACCTTATGGCAAAAGGAATTGATGGTTTAATTGTATCTCCAACAAGCCCATCAGCAATTGTTCCTGTTATTGACAAGCTTTATGACCAAGGAATACCAGTAATTATAGTGTTAGGTGAATATGATGGTAGTAAATATACAGCTTACCGAGCAACTGATGCCCAAGCTTTTGGAAGAGCAGGAGCAGAGTGGTTAGTTGACAAACTTATTGAAAAGTATGGCGAACCAAAAGGGGACATCTTAGCAATAAGAGGAGTCCCTGGTGAAGCTGCTGATGTAGGCAGATGGGACAGAGGAGCTAAAGTAATATTTGACAGCTATCCAAATATTAAAGTAGTTGGTGAAGGTGCTGGATTGTG
This region includes:
- a CDS encoding sugar ABC transporter ATP-binding protein, translated to MDTILRMEKITKTFPGVKALDRVDFSCTRGEIHALLGENGAGKSTLIKILGGVYPVDSGDIYLDGSEESITIKSPILAQKLGISIVHQDLNLIPYMSVAENIFLGQESCNKIKCIDAKQMNKEASKILKRLNCRLNPQTIIAALDSTNQKMVQIAKSIVFNPKILVVDEPTAFLGTEEIESFFEILKELKERGTTVIYISHLLEEVFEIADRMTILKDGKLIRVRNTTDTTMDDIIRDMIGRELGDLFPPKDDKFNIGPELLSVTSLNLGKALVNVNLKLFSGEILGVAGLEGNGQNVLLKTIFGVHRKDSGIIKINQKEVKINNPKDAKRKQFALLTDKRVEEGLWPDLSVHHNLTLPILKKLQKYGFVISSLEQKIVKNNIKEYTIKTSADSKSVRFLSGGNQQKVVISKWLNNNPKIILLIEPTQGVDVGAKAEIYQLVRKLTETQDKGIILVSSDMLELLGLCDRILVMRKGEVVKELEKGEITEENILKAAVGMN
- a CDS encoding ABC transporter permease; this translates as MIKKIDKKEILNKKVIAITVVALVSMFLLSRIPSFLKPQNLSNLILRGVPLLALAIGQMLVLLTGSIDLSVGALLSVSTAIASVTMQHSVGLGILASCGFAIVLGLGNGLAVTKLKINPFLVTLGTTAIINGIALYIRPYPGGIIPLYYSEFILLKVGVIPVVPIILFLIIAILGIFLLRKTLYGRHLYAVGGNSEAARLAGLNVDRIIIIAYMLSGLFAAIGGLYMSARIGCGDPTVGKPFQMESITAAVLGGTALTGGKGKMRGTILGVILVILLGNIFNLLNFNIYWQQVSRGIILLIVVAISSYEVSLKDTKKLKRLII
- a CDS encoding substrate-binding domain-containing protein → MKKITLVKMGLLVLLLILSIGLISCSAKESAKEPTSTAVESARLGAELEYTDMGQYKKEPSYKIGYSFHGGGISFDIESINAFKWVAKEKYGNIIDELYVTEAQFDVSKQISDIEDLMAKGIDGLIVSPTSPSAIVPVIDKLYDQGIPVIIVLGEYDGSKYTAYRATDAQAFGRAGAEWLVDKLIEKYGEPKGDILAIRGVPGEAADVGRWDRGAKVIFDSYPNIKVVGEGAGLWAYDEGRRIAESLLTANPNVDGIWSCGGQMSLAAAEVVDEMGLNLIPITGEDYNGFYKYWVENQNRGFSSISPTYPSWLATDGLDTMVNVLMGQSVVKTLLYPPPIVTDETVGNYVVYDLPDNVWVATSVPHRFLEMWYK